The DNA region GATGATGTCAATCTGGTTCAGGACAAAAACAAATGCGCAGCAGCCGCTCGTCGCCATATATAAGAGGCAGTACGGAATGTGTCCGATTCCACAGTGATTGAAAGCCTCTAGTATATAGATGATCGGCCGATCCGTCTGCTTCTCTACTTTTTTACTTGCTTCTTTATTCTGCTATATTTTATGGGTTTTTAATCTAGGGTGCAAGAGCCCAGCCGAAAAAAGCGATCGATTCTTTGTTGCAGCTGTTGCCAATTCGCGATGTAGATAGGGAATACTTCAGTATTCAGGGCTCTAATGCTCCTTTCCTTGGACTTTGTCAGCgcaattttcaaaataatgtttaatggCAGAAAGAAACGGATTTGGTTCACCACACACTTGGTCACTGACTAAACGGCGAGTCGCGAACTCGACTTGAAACCTCGAACAAAAGGCATCCAGGGCACATATTTGTAATCGGACTGCCTCTGCCAACAGCTCTGCCGCTGATTTGGATTGTGATgagagaaaaaaaatgtacactGGCAAAAATGATGTCTAAATATGTTTAAGATAGGTAATCTTTTCTTATTTAGGAAAAgggtttaataaataatacttgttgtataaataatatttaatttgtaataaatatataaacctttgttgcttaaaaaaaatgtatacaatTTCTTACACTATAtatcaataatatttttcctaAAACGCATCAAAATCCAgaattatttcattttgacgtaataacaattttttatgCCTTGATTTTCCTCAAGATTAATCTAATGCTAAGCTGAATTAAATATTCGCTGTGTGTATCGTTTGATAAGACTTCAATCGTCTCGCTGCGATTTTGCATGAGAGATCGATGATGATGGGGGATGGTGATCATTCTGGGGGTTGTCTCTCCCCCGATTCCGGCTAAATCCGGCGAGTGCCTGTTGCAGAAGGCTAGGACGAGCGGAGGAATGAGATAACGCCTGGTACGGCCATCGTGACGTATACGCAACGAACTGCGGATGCCCTGAGAAAATAGTTCAAAACGTAATCATTCGCGTCATCTACTTCAATGACATTTAATTGGAGTGAAATATTGAGGTGAAACTAACGAACAGTGTTGTTTGCCGGGCTTATTATTTGTGTACGCTTGATAATTTGACtaacatttatatattaaacattattttatttaccaataacaaatctaaaaatatttttgccgGTTATATACATCATTTTTGAAATTTCTAATGAAAGTGTAAGGCCATCCGAGCTCTGTGACTAACCCATAGGCTTCGTTCTTTGTAGGGCAACAGGAGATTATGCTAGCGTAAGCGACGTCTCAGTGTTCAACTAAGTAGCTTCAACAGCCAACAGGCCATAATCATGGACTTCTCACACGTTTCGATAGTGCGACAAAGAAATAACAATTACGTCACGGGTCAACGGGGCGGATGATTGACATCCAGCTGAGATTATACATTTCGACGCAATTTATTTGCTGTTTGATCTGATCAACTCTTACCGAATCAAactcattcattcattcatggGTACATTTGTTTAAGCATTTATTTATGTTACGCGTTCACATAATAGTCATGATTCCGACTGAGCCCATGGATACAGGTGGAGATGCAGTCCTGCAGGCTCCCAAAACTCTGGCCTCGGATCAAATGACACGCCCCGATCTTATATATCTTGCAGTCCAGTTCACTCGGATCGTAGTAGTATCCCTCGATATCGATGGCGCAAACTCCCTCGGAACGTGGCGGGGGTTTTTTGCAAATACCTGGGAATAGAAATAGAACACAGCGGTAATACATCTATTTCTGCTTGAGGAAAATGAATATGGATCTCAGAAATAGGTACAgaattttatttgcattttactTAACAAAGGAAAATCTTCTTGCTTAGCAACACTTTCAATACCAAATCAGCTTTTATTAAATTGATTAATTAATTAGACGTCGGGTTGTATGTAAAATCATTTCTGAAACACGCGTTTGGCTACAACATTTTTCATAGTTCATAATTATTTCACTAATTATCCCACATCTATAAATAAGCACTAGTTTCATCGCAAAAATCTGAGATTTATGGGTAGATTCGCCATCCCTCCACATTTCTGTGACACCCCAGTCAAAGTGGCTACTCACTGGGTATCGAAGGCACACCGGAGGCCACGAATCGAGCATCTgtgcggtggtggtggtggatcAGCATCAAGAGCACCACCGGGAGTAGCGATAGCACCACCGACGCGGGTTTAAGTCGAGACATCTGGACGGGCGGCGGGCAACTGAGTAAGCGAGGCACTCGGGAACACTTTCCGAGCTCAACCCATGCTCATCGGAACCCGCGATAAGGAAAGCACAGCAAACTACAATCTCGTGTAAAACAATTAAAAGGCCTGCACGAGTGGGGTAATGGTTCTCTTTGTTTTCGGAACGACACTTGATCTATTTGGGTTTTCAAATCCCGTTTTATTAGGATGTTTCGCGTCATaactcaaatttttttatttaacgtgAGTCAAAGTTCCCCCATGAgttatttcataaatattaaaaaatatattatatacgtgtatgtatatatattttagggATGAATCAAAGAGATAGCTGCTGCAAGCCCTTTTTAGAATATACATACCGCATTTCAAAGAACGGAAGcgaaatttaaaacatatgTACACAATAGGTccaaataaattatttcattatcttATCATTATTTAAATGTGATAAGAGGCATCGTTACAAGTTTACTTACAGtacatttattattacaacagcattttgcttataaaattaaaatttttagttgtatatttttaaattaataaagtgACAGACTTAAGTTGGCTAAAGCAGTTCGTGTATGTGAACATCCTTGCGGACGGCATTGTTGAAGCCCTCCTTGTAGCGATACCAAATGGGGCTCTTCACGATGGCATCGGT from Drosophila subpulchrella strain 33 F10 #4 breed RU33 chromosome 2L, RU_Dsub_v1.1 Primary Assembly, whole genome shotgun sequence includes:
- the LOC119547242 gene encoding uncharacterized protein LOC119547242, with the translated sequence MSRLKPASVVLSLLPVVLLMLIHHHHRTDARFVASGVPSIPSICKKPPPRSEGVCAIDIEGYYYDPSELDCKIYKIGACHLIRGQSFGSLQDCISTCIHGLSRNHDYYVNA